A window from Patescibacteria group bacterium encodes these proteins:
- a CDS encoding DUF2769 domain-containing protein: MIQDNQENFDKCGCESCPSYNACMRGGNQKLFCGKDKSSCEVPMKGCTCMNCVVHRENNLTSGYYCLKGKEE, from the coding sequence ATGATCCAAGACAACCAGGAAAATTTTGATAAATGCGGTTGTGAGTCGTGTCCGAGCTACAATGCCTGCATGCGCGGGGGCAATCAAAAACTTTTTTGTGGCAAAGACAAAAGTTCTTGCGAAGTTCCCATGAAAGGATGCACTTGCATGAATTGCGTTGTGCATCGGGAAAATAATCTTACGTCGGGGTATTATTGTTTAAAAGGAAAAGAAGAATAA
- a CDS encoding desulfoferrodoxin FeS4 iron-binding domain-containing protein: protein MAVKNIGEKYRCNVCGNETTVTEVGGGTLVCCEEEMELMEEAGSEEEGESEEEKI from the coding sequence ATGGCAGTAAAAAACATCGGAGAAAAATATCGCTGCAATGTTTGCGGAAACGAAACAACTGTCACGGAAGTTGGTGGAGGGACTTTGGTTTGTTGTGAAGAAGAGATGGAATTAATGGAAGAAGCGGGAAGCGAAGAAGAAGGGGAATCGGAAGAAGAAAAAATTTAA
- a CDS encoding NAD(P)H-dependent oxidoreductase, producing MAQKMWVCNNCGFIHSGDKPPKNCPRCGSEAEEFDLMPVKPSFERAKVLKPTDYLIINGSKHRAHNTRLFTDMVAEVFREQKKSYQVINLCEYRVDMCWHCYSMFQNLCHDPCQNQDDDMKYFYPLLKKCKGFIIVSPINWNNMSALLKHFLDRLTAVQNMFLVNGTTPMLGKTCGIIINGHEDGAYKTAFDIMMYLQNLGCVLAPYGITYTTHGAQYKTEEDKNYFAKDKRAREFVRAVANNVIKFSEVKFDYRKIIPSAE from the coding sequence ATGGCTCAAAAAATGTGGGTCTGTAATAATTGCGGTTTTATTCACTCCGGTGATAAGCCGCCAAAAAATTGCCCGCGATGCGGTTCGGAAGCGGAGGAATTTGATTTGATGCCGGTTAAGCCTTCTTTCGAACGCGCCAAAGTTTTGAAACCCACAGATTATTTGATTATTAATGGTTCAAAACATCGCGCTCATAACACCCGTCTCTTCACGGATATGGTTGCTGAAGTTTTCCGGGAGCAAAAAAAATCGTATCAAGTGATAAATTTGTGCGAATACAGGGTTGATATGTGTTGGCATTGTTACTCCATGTTTCAAAATCTTTGCCATGACCCTTGTCAAAATCAGGACGATGACATGAAATATTTTTATCCTTTGCTCAAAAAGTGCAAGGGATTTATCATTGTCTCTCCGATAAATTGGAATAATATGTCGGCGCTTTTGAAACATTTTCTGGATCGATTGACCGCGGTGCAAAATATGTTTTTAGTAAATGGCACAACACCAATGCTCGGAAAAACTTGTGGCATAATTATAAACGGCCACGAAGATGGCGCTTACAAAACGGCGTTTGATATTATGATGTATCTGCAAAATTTAGGTTGTGTGCTAGCGCCGTACGGGATTACTTATACAACGCACGGAGCGCAATATAAAACCGAAGAAGATAAAAATTATTTTGCGAAAGACAAGCGGGCTCGCGAATTTGTCCGGGCGGTAGCAAATAATGTGATAAAATTTTCCGAGGTAAAATTTGATTATAGAAAAATTATTCCGTCGGCAGAATAA